A region of the Bacillus sp. NP247 genome:
ACCTAAACCGAATTGCCTGAAATAATATCTCATTTTATCAAAGTATTCTTGTTTAATATCTAGTGAACTATTTTTCACATAATCCACACCTGCAATTTTTAATGCTGTATTAAACATATAAACGTTAGAGGAAACTTGTAAAGCTCTTAGGTCATCTATATCTCCAAAATCTTTCCATGACTTTTTCTCCTTAGTTCCTTTAAACTTCATAGGTGCATCATAAAAATGTGTTCCCGGTGTTATAGCTTTTGTTTCAAATCCGGTTAATACTGTAGCACCTTTAACAGTTGATCCAAGCTCGTATGAACTTGTCAGCGTACCTAAAGCATAATCTTCTACTTCCGTTTTCCCGTCTTTTTCTACAAGTCTTTTCCCAGCCATCGATAATACTTGGCCGTTTTTCGGATTCATCATTACAACGAAAGCACGGTCCAACATCGATTCTGAACTTTTGTATGCCTTTAATATTTTTTCTATGCTCTCTTCAACTTTTTTTTGTAATTCCATATCTATTGTTAACGTTAAATTCTTGCCGCTTTTCCCTTCGGAAACTGTTTCCGTTCTAATCGTATTACCTTGTTTATCAGCAAGACTTCTTACTTCTTTCTTCGTACCATGAAGTACATCTTCATATTGTTGTTCAATGTAACTTTTCCCGACCCTATCATTCCGGCTATACTCACGCACTAAATAATAATCTAATCGTTCACGTGGTAATCCTTCATCAGCATTCGAAACATTTCCAAGTACCGAGCGGAATAAACCATCATTAACATAGAAACGCTCCCAATCAACTGATGCATCTACCCCTGGGAGGTTTGCTAAGTTTTCACTAATCACAGTATATTCCTTTTCACTAACATCTTTTTTAATAATTTGAGGTGCCATTTGATAACCTGAAGTCATTTTACTTTTAATAGCCAACACTTCTATGTCTTTTGCTGTTAATTCTTGAAGATTTTTTTCTGTAACTCGCTTTCTTTTTAACTCTTCTATTTTTTTGTCTAACTCTTTTCCGCTAATATCCTTTTCTCTAAACTTATCTATTTCTTTTTTAGATACTAAATCTTGAGTAAGTTTTGGATTTAACTGCATCCAAAAATCTTTCTTATCCGTCTCGGTTAACTTATCTATATCTTCTTGCGGTATTTCAATTATTGCTGCAAGTTGTCTCGCAGTTTTTAACATTTCCTCCGCTTTTACACCTTTCACCTTTGTATATGTGATCGTACGTAAAGACTTATTGTCCACTACTGGATTCCCTTCACGGTCATAAATTTTGCCACGTGGTACTGTAAGCTTAACTGTTGCATTTTCGCTCTTCTCTACTTCATTTTTATATGTTTCTCCATCGAAAATTTG
Encoded here:
- a CDS encoding penicillin-binding protein 2, giving the protein MKKKEKKSGRALPIRLNILFFCVFLLFSGIIIQLGKVQIFDGETYKNEVEKSENATVKLTVPRGKIYDREGNPVVDNKSLRTITYTKVKGVKAEEMLKTARQLAAIIEIPQEDIDKLTETDKKDFWMQLNPKLTQDLVSKKEIDKFREKDISGKELDKKIEELKRKRVTEKNLQELTAKDIEVLAIKSKMTSGYQMAPQIIKKDVSEKEYTVISENLANLPGVDASVDWERFYVNDGLFRSVLGNVSNADEGLPRERLDYYLVREYSRNDRVGKSYIEQQYEDVLHGTKKEVRSLADKQGNTIRTETVSEGKSGKNLTLTIDMELQKKVEESIEKILKAYKSSESMLDRAFVVMMNPKNGQVLSMAGKRLVEKDGKTEVEDYALGTLTSSYELGSTVKGATVLTGFETKAITPGTHFYDAPMKFKGTKEKKSWKDFGDIDDLRALQVSSNVYMFNTALKIAGVDYVKNSSLDIKQEYFDKMRYYFRQFGLGVPTGIDLPNETAGQIGRKDNQPGFLLDFSIGQYDTYTPLQLAQYISTIANGGYRMKPQILQEIREQTVQKDEVGKVVQSIEPVVLNRIDMKEEYINQVKEGFRKVFQEGDGTGVRAFQKAPYKPAGKTGTAQTVYGGESDIGRNEKGDRRECYNLTLAGYAPYDDPEVAFSVVVPWVINDKSGINSDIGKEVLDAYFDLKNKRLTGEAPKIDDSKEN